The Thermococcus sp. DNA window CATATACCGAGAGGGATGTCAGGGCCTATAGGAGCGATGGGACGCCCATAGGGATTGAAATAGTAGAATAACACACTATTTCATGTGAAAATTTTTATAAAGAAAAAACGCTTAACCAAAACCAGGTGTTGGACATGAAGGTGAGAGATGTACTTGAAAGGCTTGATGAGAAGCAGAGGAAAACCGTGACCAAATGCAGTGAGAACTGTGGAATACTTGACATCGAGGCAGAGATCGAGACCGAAGTTGATGGGGAGCTGATAAGGTTCCTCAAGGCCATTTCGAACCCTATAAGGCTCGAAATACTAAAAATGCTCAGGGACAAGTGGCTCTGCGTGTGCATCATCTCCGCCATCTTGGAGCAGGATCAAACGCTGATAAGCCACCATCTCCGCACCCTCAGGTCACTGAACCTGATAGAATCACGCAAGGAGGGCAAAATGCACTTCTACAGAACGAACAGAGAAATCTTGGAAAGCTACTTAAAGCGCGTTTCAGTGGAGGTTCTTTAATTTTCATCTGAACTCTCGAAACGTTCATAACCCCACATTACTTTTTCTCCCCGGTGATGACATGAACGAACACCAGATTAAGGTGGATGAACTAATACGAGAACTCGGGGGTTACTGGAATCCATTTGAGATGCTCGCGGCCCTAACGGAAGAGGTCGGGGAGCTTGCCGATGAAATCCTCAAGTTCGAGGGGGTAAAGGGAAGTGGCGACATCCAGACACTTGAAGAGGAGCTTGGAGATGTTGCCTTTGCTCTGGCGTGCATAGCTAACCATTACGGGGTAGACCTGATTGAAGCCCTGGATAAAACCGCCAAAAAATACCGGCAGAGAGATGGGAATAAATGGTAAGTATAGGATAATGTCTACCGTGGATAAGGAGGTTTAATTATAACATTTAGTTTCATTATATAACCATGTTTTGGGGGCATATGACAGAAAAGGGTTACAACACGATTAGAAATAATCCAAAGCATAGAAACATTTTTATAATTATCAGCCCAAGGGAGACTAAAGAACTGGGGGGTGAAGAAAGTGCCGGATAAAATAACCGGTATCGACATCCGCATTTTAAGGCTTCTCTCAAAGAACGCCAGGCTTACCTACAAGGAGCTTGCTGAGATGCTTGGGACCACGAGGCAGAGAATATCCCGCAGAATGGACAGGCTTGAGAGGAATGGGGTCATAAAGAAGTACACCGTCATACCGGACTACGGCGAACTCGGCTACGTCCATGTGGTCTTAGGAATAACACTCAAGCCCACTACCAACTTGGACGAGGTCATACCCAGGCTAGTGGAGGACGATAACATCAAGATCATCCAGAGGGCACTCGGCTCGCACAGCCTCGTTTTACACATAGTCGGCCCTAGGGATATGAAGGAGCTTGAGAAGATAATCTCAGAGGTCTCGAGCAGGATACCCGGCATAGACAAGCTCGACATAACCTTCGTGACCGAGACGGTTAAGTTCGAAGTCCTTTAAACTGTTCTTTGAATCCCTTTACTTCATCGTCGTTTGACGAGGGAAAGCGTAATAAAGGGGCCTCTGAATCCCAACTAGGTGGAAGAAATGCTGGGAAGGATCGCGGCCGACGTGGCAGTGGTTGCAGTACTGGGTGTTGGCTCGTACTTAACCAGGGCACTCGATGCAAAGGGTGCGTTCTCGGCTGCGCTCCTCGGCCTTGCCGTAATCGAACTTGGTGGATTTTACCCGTTCCTCGCGCTTCTAGCCTTCGTTGTGGTCGGCGTTTCGGCGACCAAATACAAATTCAATGAGAAGGCAAGACTGGGCGTTGCACAGGAGTCCGGGGGAATTAGGGGATGGGAAAACGTCGTTGGAAACGGCCTCGCCGCGACGGTCTTCCTCATCGCCGAGTACCTATCACATAGGGATGTCTTCTGGGCCGCTACGTTCGCGTCGATAGCAACCGTCAACGGGGACACACTGGCAAGTGAACTCGGCAAAGTCTTTGGAAAGGCCCCACGCCTCATAACCAACTTCAAGCCTGCAAGAACTGGGACCAACGGCGCGGTTTCGCTCGCCGGTGAGGTTTTCGCCCTAGTCGGGGCGCTCATTATAGCCCCCTTTGCCCTCCCCCTAACCGCTCATGATACCGAGATGCTCACCGCGGTTGTCACTGGTGGTTTCATTGGCGTCAATCTCGACAGTCTTATAGGTGCAACCCTCGAAAACCGTGGGGTAACTGATAACAACTCGACCAATCTCCTAGCCGCCCTCTTAGGGGGTCTCCTTGGAGCGGGGGTATTCTACGCACTTCCGTAAGGGGCCGGGCGGTGATGAGTACGGCGGATTGCCGAGTGATGAGGGGGACCTTAGGGGCTGAGCCGGCCCCGTAAACCTAATAAGAGCTTTGCAATTCTATCCCCGGTGGCGCTGATGGATAGTGGAATAAAGGTCAGGCTCGTCAATTATACAAGAAAGCCTCTCGAAACCGTCACATGGGCAGCCCTCATAAGTTACTGGGACGGATGGGAAACGGAAGCCTTTGACCGAATGGAGGAGAAAGATGTCGAGATGCACCTCCCAAGGGTTTTAGGCTACGGCCACGAGTCGATTTTGGAGCACGCGACGCTCACCCTTGCAATAGAGGGCTGTTCTCGCGTCTGCTCGCATCAACTTGTAAGACATAGACTTGCAAGTTATACCCAGCAGTCACAGAGATACATAAAATTAAACTTAAATGATGTGGAAGAGACCTTTCTAATTCCCAAGGGGGTAAAGGAGAGGCCGGAGCTCTACGAAAAGTGGAAGAAACTCATGCAGGATGCGATTGAACTCTACGAGGAGAGTTATAAAGCAGGGGTTCATCAGGAGGACGCTCGCTTCATCCTTCCCCAAGCGGTGAGGACAAAAATCGTTGTCACAATGAACCTCCGCGAGCTTAAGCATTTCCTTGGACTGAGAGCCTGTGAGCGGGCGCAATGGGAGATACGCGAGGTCGCCTGGAAGATGCTGGAGGAGATAGCAAAGAACGGAGAACTAAGGCCAATAATAAAGTGGGCGAAGCTTGGACCGCGCTGTATTCAGCTTGGCTACTGTCCTGAAGGGGGGCTGATGCCGTCCGGCTGCTGGAAGAGGACAAGGGAGAGATGGAAAGCCTTAGCCGATCCCAAACCCAAGGTTTAAGAAACCTTTTGTTATGGCCTTTCTCCTTTAAACCCCACGAGAGATGTGAAAAGGAAGAGCTGGAAGGTTTCAATCTTGCATTCTGAAGCAGCCTCCAGATTGATTTTCAGCGAGCCTGAAAAGGCTCTTCCATTCTTTTCCTACTCCAAGGGTATTGACGGGGGCAGGATCCGCTTTAAAGTCCAGGGATTCATCTTCAACTTTTGGTTAGGATCCTCAGAACTTACCATGAGAACCGTTCTGTAGCTTTTCCCATAAAACTCTTAAATATACTTACAGTAAAAATATGGGTGAGACCCCGTGAGAGGAGATGGGAATTCAAGCCAAGAGCTTACTAGAGCTACTGTGGAGCCCACATCCTTATTTGATGCATATTTAATCGGTGCTTGGACAGAATATATAAGAATGGCTAAACCTGAGGACTTAGTTGTGCTCCCTTCTGGAGCGGTCCATGATCAAAAAGGTAATGGTTACATTTTACACACATTATATCTTATTCAAGATTTCTTGAGGCGAAAAGGATTGGATTATATAGTTCAATACAGTTGAATGATTTAATTTCGTATCTCCATACTAAGTATGCTTCAAAGAGAGAATCTCCTAAGGAAATTGATGAGAGTGATCTGAGGGCTCTTGGGCAAACTATCAATATAATAACTCTTACACATCAGGGACTTTCAAAACGAAAAACTGTTGAAATTGAGGTGCATAAGGGCATTTTAGATTACGAGAATTTGCTATCTACGGAGTTACAGCCACTGTTCTCGT harbors:
- a CDS encoding helix-turn-helix transcriptional regulator codes for the protein MKVRDVLERLDEKQRKTVTKCSENCGILDIEAEIETEVDGELIRFLKAISNPIRLEILKMLRDKWLCVCIISAILEQDQTLISHHLRTLRSLNLIESRKEGKMHFYRTNREILESYLKRVSVEVL
- a CDS encoding MazG nucleotide pyrophosphohydrolase domain-containing protein gives rise to the protein MNEHQIKVDELIRELGGYWNPFEMLAALTEEVGELADEILKFEGVKGSGDIQTLEEELGDVAFALACIANHYGVDLIEALDKTAKKYRQRDGNKW
- a CDS encoding Lrp/AsnC family transcriptional regulator, yielding MPDKITGIDIRILRLLSKNARLTYKELAEMLGTTRQRISRRMDRLERNGVIKKYTVIPDYGELGYVHVVLGITLKPTTNLDEVIPRLVEDDNIKIIQRALGSHSLVLHIVGPRDMKELEKIISEVSSRIPGIDKLDITFVTETVKFEVL
- a CDS encoding DUF92 domain-containing protein, encoding MLGRIAADVAVVAVLGVGSYLTRALDAKGAFSAALLGLAVIELGGFYPFLALLAFVVVGVSATKYKFNEKARLGVAQESGGIRGWENVVGNGLAATVFLIAEYLSHRDVFWAATFASIATVNGDTLASELGKVFGKAPRLITNFKPARTGTNGAVSLAGEVFALVGALIIAPFALPLTAHDTEMLTAVVTGGFIGVNLDSLIGATLENRGVTDNNSTNLLAALLGGLLGAGVFYALP
- the thyX gene encoding FAD-dependent thymidylate synthase: MDSGIKVRLVNYTRKPLETVTWAALISYWDGWETEAFDRMEEKDVEMHLPRVLGYGHESILEHATLTLAIEGCSRVCSHQLVRHRLASYTQQSQRYIKLNLNDVEETFLIPKGVKERPELYEKWKKLMQDAIELYEESYKAGVHQEDARFILPQAVRTKIVVTMNLRELKHFLGLRACERAQWEIREVAWKMLEEIAKNGELRPIIKWAKLGPRCIQLGYCPEGGLMPSGCWKRTRERWKALADPKPKV